The following proteins are co-located in the Oryzias melastigma strain HK-1 linkage group LG8, ASM292280v2, whole genome shotgun sequence genome:
- the LOC112146915 gene encoding transmembrane protease serine 9, with translation MAFKLILTAAVLTLLTQECVSQLNVCGQASTNSRIVGGQDAKAGFWPWQVSLQTSAHFCGGSLINNQWVLTAAHCFPSRSASGVSVVLGLQSLQGSNSNSESRTITTLVVHPSYNSVTSDNDIALLQLSSPVSFSQFITPVCLASTSSTFFSGINTWVTGWGNIGSGVSLPFPQTLQEVQVPIVGNRRCKCSYGASSITDNMVCAGLLEGGKDSCQGDSGGPLVIKQGNVWIQAGIVSFGIGCAQPNYPGVYSRVSQYQTWINAQITTNQPGFIAFTSAGTDSDLSVSCPGVPPIVITTTTTAKPIVGNETVITTTTTTTTTTTTVAKTTKPAVGICGYAPQNSRILAVSSVTTDGQWPWMASLQKNGQHVCGGTLVSFNAVLSNANCFSSSPVPSEWTVVLGRLRQNGSNPFEVSLKVTNITLSNQTGSNVAVLQLSTTPSLNNYIQPICLDNGKTFPVGTTCWAAGWSSGQGGAEQLMQEFQISVLNCDTNTTTDSICTEIFTLEQGDSGGPLMCKLDGYWYQSAVLSYVDSTSRAKRATPMMVFEKMTNFQDFLLRTVGTFLTPTTTNTSSTNTTNTTTAASSAREGTPFFFSFHLLILSLCLLFFSHNS, from the exons ATGGCTTTCAAGTTGATCCTCACAGCAGCTGTGCTGACTCTACTGACACAAG agtGTGTCTCACAGTTAAACG TTTGTGGTCAGGCTAGTACGAACTCCAGGATTGTTGGAGGACAGGATGCTAAAGCAGGGTTCTGGCCCTGGCAGGTCAGTCTGCAGACATCTGCACACTTCTGTGGAGGATCACTCATCAACAACCAGTGGGTGCTGACGGCGGCTCACTGTTTTCCAAG TCGCAGTGCATCTGGTGTGAGCGTGGTTCTGGGTCTTCAGAGTCTGCAGGGATCCAACTCCAACTCTGAGTCTCGAACAATAACAACTTTAGTCGTTCATCCGAGCTACAACTCGGTGACATCTGATAACGACATCGCCCTCCTGCAGCTCTCCTCACCAGTAAGCTTCTCCCAATTCATTACTCCAGTCTGTCTGGCTTCCACCAGCAGCACCTTCTTCAGCGGCATCAACACCTGGGTCACCGGCTGGGGCAACATTGGAAGTGGAG TTTCCCTTCCTTTCCCACAAACCCTCCAGGAAGTACAAGTACCGATAGTGGGAAACAGACGGTGTAAGTGCAGCTATGGAGCCAGCTCCATCACTGATAACATGGTGTGTGCCGGGTTACTTGAAGGAGGCAAAGACTCTTGTCAG GGAGACTCAGGAGGTCCACTGGTCATAAAGCAGGGAAATGTCTGGATCCAAGCAGGAATTGTGAGTTTTGGAATAGGTTGTGCTCAACCTAATTACCCTGGAGTCTACTCAAGAGTGTCTCAGTACCAGACCTGGATCAATGCCCAAATCACCACCAATCAGCCGGGGTTCATCGCCTTCACCTCCGCTGGAACTGACAGTGACCTCAGTGTGTCGTGTCCAGGAGTTCCACCAATTGTAATCACAACTACTACAACCGCTAAACCAATTGTTGGCAATGAAACTGTCATAACTACAACCACCACAACCACTACGACCACCACCACTGTGGCTAAAACCACTAAACCGGCAG ttggcATCTGTGGATATGCGCCACAAAACTCCAGAATTCTTGCTGTAAGTTCAGTAACGACTGATGGCCAGTGGCCGTGGATGGCGAGTCTGCAAAAGAACGGACAGCACGTGTGCGGGGGGACTTTAGTTTCCTTTAACGCTGTGCTGAGCAATGCTAACTGCTTCTCAAG TTCTCCAGTTCCGTCTGAGTGGACGGTTGTGTTGGGTCGTCTGAGGCAGAATGGATCAAACCCCTTTGAGGTGTCGCTGAAAGTGACAAACATCACTCTGAGCAACCAGACAGGCTCCAATGTTGCAGTTCTGCAACTCTCCACCACACCCAGCCTCAATAATTACATCCAGCCCATCTGTCTAGACAACGGAAAAACTTTTCCTGTGGGAACAACTTGCTGGGCTGCAGGCTGGAGTTCTGGACAGGGAGGAG CGGAGCAACTTATGCAAGAGTTCCAGATATCTGTGCTAAACTGTGATACAAATACTACAACTGACAGCATTTGTACAGAAATATTTACACTGGAACAG GGTGACTCTGGAGGTCCGCTCATGTGTAAGCTGGATGGGTATTGGTACCAGTCCGCTGTGTTGTCATATGTAGACAGCACATCCAGGGCAAAACGAGCAACACCCATGATGGTCTTTGAAAAAATGACCAACTTTCAAGACTTCCTTTTGCGCACAGTGGGGACATTTTTGACTCCAACCACCACCAACACATCATCTACCAACACCACCAACACCACTACTGCAGCCTCAAGCGCCAGAGAGGGAACTCCCTTTTTCTTCAGCTTCcacctcctcatcctctctTTGTGTCTACTGTTCTTCTCACATAATAGTTAA
- the LOC112146916 gene encoding transmembrane protease serine 9 yields the protein MALNVILTAAVLTLLTQESLSQQDVCGQPKLNTRIVGGQDAPAGSWPWQVSLQTSGHFCGGSLINNQWVLTAAHCVPGGDLVGAKVLLGLQSLEGSNPNSVTRTVAKSINHPSYNSVTKENDIALLQLSSTVTFTDYISPVCLASTGSTFYSGINTWVTGWGNIGSGNLLPSPQTLQEVQVPIVGNRRCKCSYGASSITDNMLCAGLLEGGKDSCQGDSGGPLVIKQNGRWIQAGVVSFGIGCAEPNFPGVYATVSQYQTWINSHITSNQPGFIVFTSTGTDSDLSEWCSEVPPIVTATATTTTTTASTASKPTVGVCGYAPQNSRILGVSSVTTDGQWPWMASLQKNGQHVCGGALVSFNAVLSNANCFSSPIVPSEWTVVLGRLRQNGSNPFEVSLNVINITLSNQTGSNVAVLQLSTTPSLNNYIQPICLDNGKTIQEGAACWATGWSSGQGGEEQLMQQFQTSVLNCGNASTSDSICTDLFTLEQGDSGGPLMCKLDGYWYQTAVLPYVNSTSRAKRATTTMVFDKLTNFQDFLLRTVGTFLTPTTTNTSTSSTNTTNTTTVASSAREGTPFFFSFHLLILSLCLLFFSHDS from the exons ATGGCTCTCAACGTGATCCTCACAGCAGCTGTGTTGACTCTGCTGACACAAG agaGTCTCTCACAACAAGATG TTTGTGGTCAGCCGAAGCTGAACACCAGGATTGTTGGAGGACAGGATGCTCCTGCAGGGTCCTGGCCCTGGCAGGTCAGTCTGCAGACATCTGGACATTTCTGTGGAGGATCGCTCATCAACAACCAGTGGGTGCTGACGGCGGCTCACTGTGTTCCAGG TGGCGACTTAGTTGGCGCGAAGGTGTTGCTGGGTCTTCAGAGTCTGGAGGGATCCAACCCCAACAGTGTTACTCGAACAGTGgcaaaatcaatcaatcatccGAGCTACAACTCAGTGACAAAGGAAAACGACATCGCCCTCCTGCAGCTCTCCTCAACAGTAACCTTCACCGACTACATTTCTCCCGTCTGTCTGGCTTCCACTGGCAGTACCTTCTACAGCGGCATCAACACCTGGGTCACCGGCTGGGGCAACATTGGAAGTGGAA ATCTACTTCCTTCTCCACAAACCCTCCAGGAAGTACAAGTACCGATTGTGGGAAACAGACGGTGTAAGTGCAGCTATGGAGCCAGCTCCATCACCGATAACATGTTGTGTGCCGGGTTACTTGAAGGAGGCAAAGACTCTTGTCAG GGAGACTCAGGAGGTCCGCTGGTGATTAAGCAGAATGGTCGCTGGATCCAGGCAGGAGTTGTGAGTTTTGGAATAGGTTGCGCTGAACCTAATTTCCCAGGGGTCTACGCAACAGTGTCCCAGTACCAGACCTGGATCAATAGTCACATTACCAGCAATCAGCCGGGGTTCATCGTGTTCACCTCCACTGGAACTGACAGCGACCTCAGTGAGTGGTGTTCAGAAGTGCCACCAATTGTAACCGCAACTGCAACCACCACAACCACCACTGCGTCTACAGCCTCTAAACCTACAg ttggGGTCTGTGGATACGCACCACAAAACTCCAGAATTCTTGGTGTAAGTTCAGTGACGACTGATGGCCAATGGCCGTGGATGGCGAGTCTGCAAAAGAACGGACAGCACGTGTGCGGGGGGGCTTTAGTTTCCTTTAACGCTGTGCTGAGCAATGCTAACTGCTTCTCAAG TCCTATTGTACCGTCTGAGTGGACGGTTGTGTTGGGCCGTCTGAGGCAGAATGGATCAAACCCCTTTGAGGTGTCACTGAATGTGATAAATATCACTCTGAGCAACCAGACAGGCTCCAATGTTGCTGTGCTGCAACTCTCCACCACGCCCAGCCTGAATAATTACATCCAGCCCATCTGTCTGGACAATGGAAAAACCATCCAAGAGGGAGCAGCATGCTGGGCTACAGGCTGGAGTTCTGGACAGGGTGGAG AGGAGCAACTCATGCAGCAGTTCCAGACGTCTGTGCTAAACTGTGGAAATGCATCTACAAGTGACAGCATTTGTACAGATTTATTTACACTGGAGCAG GGTGACTCTGGAGGTCCTCTCATGTGTAAGCTGGATGGGTATTGGTACCAGACGGCTGTATTGCCATATGTGAACAGCACATCCAGGGCAAAACGGGCTACAACCACGATGGTCTTTGACAAACTGACCAACTTTCAAGACTTCCTTTTGCGCACAGTGGGGACATTCTTGACTCCAACCACCACCAACACCAGCACATCATCTACCAACACAACCAACACCACTACGGTGGCCTCAAGCGCCAGAGAGGGAACTCCCTTTTTCTTCAGCTTCcacctcctcatcctctctTTGTGTCTGCTGTTCTTCTCACATGATAGTTAA